The Rubricoccus marinus nucleotide sequence GCCGGCCACGCCAGACCGCGCGTACGGCCCCTCGTAGTCGATGCTCATGTGGCCGATCTCGCCAGCGGCCCCGGTCGCGCCCCGGAACAGACGGTTGTGGTGGATGATGGCCCCACCCACACCCGTTCCGAGCGTCACCATGATAAAGGAGTCGTACGGCTGCCCCGTCCCCCAGAACGCGCTGCCGAGCGCGGCCACGTTCGCGTCGTTCTCCGCCAGAATGGGCGCATCGCGCGCGAGCCTCTGGCGGAGCGCCTCGGAGAACCGCAGGCGGAGGCTGTCCGGGAGCACCACGTCTTTCCAGCCCGGCAGGTTGGGCGGGCTACGCACCGTGGTGCGGTCCAACGAGACCGAGCCGGGGCACCCCACGCCGATTCCCGCCAGAGGCTCGCCGTCTGGCGCGCCCTGGGCGACTTGCTCGATCACCTGCGCGATAGAGTCCAACACGGCCTGTGGCCCCGCGGCTGCGGGCGTGTCCGTCCGAGCGGTTTTGACGGCGTGGCCGTCGTCGCGGACGAGTGCGGCTTTGATGTGGGTACCGCCGAGA carries:
- a CDS encoding ROK family protein; this translates as MRYAIGVDLGGTHIKAALVRDDGHAVKTARTDTPAAAGPQAVLDSIAQVIEQVAQGAPDGEPLAGIGVGCPGSVSLDRTTVRSPPNLPGWKDVVLPDSLRLRFSEALRQRLARDAPILAENDANVAALGSAFWGTGQPYDSFIMVTLGTGVGGAIIHHNRLFRGATGAAGEIGHMSIDYEGPYARSGVAGALEAYLGHRFLTRHARYQLLTRPTCLHQTAGTDLEHLDLISLHRAAMAGDGAAIEIFQWAGHKLGVALGGIVNLLDIRTFVIGGGVSQAGDVLLDPIRASIGRFVLPALRDGITVLREESGNAVAVQGAARLVFEHAEDAAGA